A genomic stretch from Aedes albopictus strain Foshan chromosome 2, AalbF5, whole genome shotgun sequence includes:
- the LOC109417603 gene encoding cytochrome P450 4d8-like, with the protein MLFLTIVVGALLYLVVNFYVTRRALNRMAAHFSGPKPNFLLGNVLEFLNKDLPGIFETMIGFHWKHGQDIMTWNVLNLNMLSVTSAQNVEKVLMAKQTKKSFLYSFVEPWLGQGLLISSGEKWFQRRKIITPTFHFKILEQFVTVFNKETDTMVDNLRKHVGGGEFDIYDYVTLMALDSICETSMGTCVNAQKNPTNRYVQNVKRMSVLVLLRSISMLAGSPLLYDVLHPHAWESRKIIKQLHEFTTSVIESRRRQLEMEKLEKVDFDMNEENLYSKRKMTFLDLLLNVTVEGKPLSIEDIREEVDTFMFEGHDTTTSGISFAIYQLASNPHIQDKLYDEIVSIVGKNTSNVELTFQTLQDFRYLETVIKESMRLFPPVPFIGRTSVDDMEMNGTTVKAGQEFLVPIYVIHRNPKVYPDPEKFDPERFSDTAESKRGPYDYIPFSAGSRNCIGQRYAMLEMKVTLIKLLLNYRILPGESMGEVRVKSDLVLRPDRGIPVTLVARS; encoded by the exons ATGTTGTTCTTGACGATCGTAGTGGGAGCATTGCTCTATCTGGTGGTAAACTTCTATGTGACGCGGAGGGCTTTGAATCGAATGGCGGCCCACTTTAGTGGGCCCAAGCCGAACTTTTTGCTGGGGAATGTGTTGGAGTTTTTGAATAAGGATCTGCCAG GCATCTTCGAAACCATGATCGGTTTCCACTGGAAGCACGGCCAGGACATCATGACGTGGAACGTGCTGAATCTGAACATGCTGAGCGTAACGAGTGCCCAAAACGTGGAGAAGGTCCTGATGGCGAAGCAAACGAAGAAATCGTTCCTGTACAGCTTTGTGGAACCGTGGCTGGGCCAGGGGTTGCTCATTTCCAGCGGCGAGAAGTGGTTCCAACGGAGGAAGATCATTACGCCGACGTTCCATTTCAAGATTCTGGAACAGTTTGTGACGGTGTTTAACAAGGAAACGGATACGATGGTGGACAATTTGAGGAAACATGTTGGAGGTGGGGAGTTCGATATCTACGATTATGTGACGCTGATGGCTTTGGATAGTATTTGCG AAACATCCATGGGAACCTGCGTGAACGCCCAGAAGAATCCAACGAATCGATACGTCCAGAACGTTAAGCGAATGTCGGTTCTGGTTCTGCTTAGATCTATAAGTATGCTAGCTGGTTCTCCACTGCTGTACGACGTTTTGCACCCACATGCTTGGGAATCGCGCAAGATCATCAAGCAGTTGCACGAGTTTACCACATCGGTTATCGAGTCCAGAAGACGACAGCTGGAGATGGAGAAACTTGAAAAGGTGGATTTCGATATGAATGAGGAAAATTTGTATTCCAAGCGGAAGATGACCTTCCTGGATTTGCTGCTGAACGTCACGGTTGAGGGTAAACCACTTTCCATTGAGGATATTCGTGAGGAAGTAGACACGTTTATGTTCGAG GGACACGACACCACAACCAGTGGAATTTCTTTCGCAATCTACCAGCTGGCATCGAATCCGCACATACAGGACAAACTGTACGATGAAATCGTATCGATTGTGGGGAAAAACACCTCCAATGTGGAGCTCACTTTCCAGACGCTGCAAGATTTCCGTTACCTGGAAACGGTGATAAAGGAATCGATGCGCCTTTTTCCGCCGGTGCCATTCATCGGAAGGACTTCTGTGGATGACATGGAAATGA ATGGAACAACCGTGAAGGCAGGTCAGGAGTTCCTAGTACCCATCTACGTCATCCACCGGAATCCAAAGGTGTACCCGGATCCGGAAAAGTTCGATCCGGAGCGCTTTTCCGATACGGCAGAATCCAAGCGTGGTCCGTACGATTACATTCCGTTTAGTGCCGGGTCTCGGAACTGTATCGGTCAACGGTATGCCATGTTGGAGATGAAGGTTACCCTGATCAAGCTACTGCTGAACTACCGCATACTGCCGGGCGAATCCATGGGGGAGGTTAGGGTTAAAAGCGATCTGGTGCTGCGACCTGATAGGGGAATCCCGGTGACACTGGTGGCGAGAAGTTGA